ttgtattgataaaatacttaatttaaataatgcTATTTATTACTCTGGAATATtagctttttaaaaaaatatgtaaagatAAAAATGATTAAGCAATACTACTTACATATTagaaacaattataaaatacattttgtatGTTTCTATAAACCATGGTAATTAAGGATCAGAAAAAATGAGCAATACTAAGATTAAATATTTCTAACTGGttataaacattataataatttttaaatacattgcaCAAACAAATTACTTACTTCTTGAACATTAATGTTGTCTTTAGCAGAAGTTTCAAATAATTGAATTCCCATTTGATTAGCAAATCTTTGTGCATCTTCTGTTAATACCACCTTTTCATTAGGTGAATCATTCTTATTTCCTACAAGTACCCTGTTGACTACATCACAATTTTGTTCGATTTCATGTAACCATCGCTTAACGTTAGCAAAGGAATCACCACTGGTCACATCATAAACAACTATAACACCATGTGTTCCCCTGTAGTAAGTTGAAGTTATTGTCCGAAATCGTTCTTGCCCAGCTGTATCCCAAATTTGGAGCTTTACTCTCTCACCATCTATATCCACtgtttgtattttaaaatcCACTCCTATCGTTGTTATGTAACTGCCATTAAAAGTATTGTCAGCAAATCGTAGGAGCAGTGAACTTTTGCCTACACCTGAAACaattaagtataaatataaatacttatGTGCATAGAAATGAAAGTATTCTATAATACGTatctatgaattaaaaatttcttttaaataagcTACTAAAGAAACTCATATTCCTGTAAGTAACcgtttatattcattttatatattaatagcaataataaatataatatttactgaAATAGTAGTATCTAAGCGTTGAATAATAAAGTTAACCGTAGAAAGGTTAAATGTTGATAAAATCTACGAAcaacacattttttaatattaaaatcattaaacattattaatcaatataaatttaacgaactatatgaaatataacaaatttcagTTAAATATAAAGGTTTATGTATGTACtaattattaaacaatgaatttttatcaacatactgttataattattatgttattaaatgGTTATATGATCTAAGTCTCATATTTAAATTCGATGTTTAACATTGGTatcttttgtgaatttttttacaTACATCTAAATATGCGTTAATTTCATAACAATAATATGAttatatataacaaaaatttatttcatgatGTTAATCATATAATTAGAATATTCTTGCATTGAAAGAATATACTTGTaaacatgaaattttcaataaGTTTTACATTTTAAGGAGTCCATAGATATTTCTAAGAAAATGAATCATTTTCATTGCTGTCACATAAAAGAGCACTTTCTACTAGCTCCAGTTATGATAAATTTGTATTGTCTGTTATTATTAAAAACCTGAATGACATATTAATCTCTTTTAACAGAAATTCAAACTTTTTGGTTATACAGAATTATATAGCTTTACCGTTGAATACATGTGATAAGATAAAAATTCAGATACTTACCACTATCTCCTATTATTAGAAGCTTAAATAAATGATCATATTCCCGGGCCATTTTGACATGTATGACGTGCAGGTTTATCAAACGTTTCCCCTCGAAAACAGTTCGAAATACAGACGATACATTCACTGTATCGCGAATTGTTTGAATGATCCGAGAACAAATGCAAAAAACGAAATGTCTGAGTTGGTGTAAATTGCGACAAGGCTTGCGGCTTGTCCGAAGTAAAAGGCTCCAGTATCAAATAAGCGCCATGTTTATTTGTCGCGATATCACAATTCATTATCACTACAGAGAAAAAAAATTATGTTCGTTAACGATGGTAGCTATTTCCTTCCAATTCATAATAAATTAGCTTTATAATTTCGTTTTCTTTAAAGATTATATActttcatataattataataacgaaagtaataataatctgcacatgtttttaaaaatattgctaGCCAAAAAGAAATATCTTTGAAAAATCTAATTGCCTTTAAGTTCACCGTCccaaaatattgattatttcaTAGAATAAATGGAAAAATCAAGCTTTCTCATTTTAGACAACATATGTTGttacattattacaaataactaaaTCAGTTAAAACACTAGCATACTTGAAAATAAGTATCTTCTCCCACTAGACacattagagatttttgcattccCTACTTCATTATTTCTCATTGAACCGATATTTGATATCTTCCAAGCGTTGTGAAAATTCTaccatatataataaatataatcgacagaaataaattacaatacaaaatgatttagaaagtatttttaaatctccTCATTCTTTCCTcctattacaatattaatttatcttactaaatatttttattcagatTATGATCTAAACATGAAATTCAAATccaaatatatgtatttataccaCTGGGATAGTAGGTGGTGAAAGAGTTTTCGAATATGAATAGAAAGCTTCACGTCAGCATTTATATGTTTACGAGATACATATATTGTATTGtaaatagaatttaatataatcTTTCAAAGCATATATCATTCGTTTCACGAAAGATCGTACTCATCAGACAATGAATTTTTGTTCATTCTGCGCAGGAAAAGCAATGTGCATGCGTATTTGCGATTTCTGTAATACCAACTGTATATATCtagtagttttttattttttattttgaaaattcaagaacttcgaaatttagagattttggataCGGAAATTTGATTTTATTGACATATTATTGTCCACCCTATATATCACTAACAAAGTAAAAAGTCTTTGGTAATGGATGACACTATACAGTGGGAGGTTTACTAAGTCTAAAATGAGCGAATAATTTATgattgagcgagcgagccgaaggcgagcgaagctcttatacttgattttgcaacttctttgtccgcgtttttcttttacatagaaaaaaaattttaaatcggacttgccacggaggaataaataccgaaaaaactgatcctcatagacttcaatgtaaaaattgaatttgctcacgttacaaatagtgcagtttatggactaaaaaattggcgtccatctagcggcgaaacgggTGAACTAAACCTAAAAGGGCCGTACACGCATAtacggaaaataaaaaaattaatatttcggcactttgacgacgtagtatggttcctgaggcatttcgaaacaaatttctattagggtttgatgcgttttgatgcctaataaagccagaaaatcaatttttgtcgaattcggtcgaaaacggtacaggtggcgccatctagcggcgagcggcggaactacgaaaaactaaaatttcgattttctcaaaaactagggacttttccgaaattctgagatatacaaattgttccttgtcgcctacggaatcgaacgaatataattatagcctgctaggaccattattaaggaaaatagaaaaatagcccctttcatggactaaaaaattggcgtccatctagcggtgaaagttggaactacaaaaatagaaaatctcgattttctcgaaaactagggacttttccgaaattctgagatatacaaattgttccttgtcgcctgcggaatcgaacgaatgtaattatagcctgctaggataATTATTAagggaaatagaaaaatagcccaattcatggactaaaaaattggcgtccatctagcggtgaaagttggaactacaaaaatataaaaatgcgattttctcgaaaaatagcgaactttgagtacttctcaggctcagaaagtgttatgtgatcgcattagaagcaaaataaagcaataaaagtttcctaaaggctttaataaagaaaataaaaaaaatataattttatggagaaaatttgtggcgccatctagcggcgaaactgcgaactaaaccgaaaaaacgtatgcccgtacacgtgttaaggggtcaaataaaaattgattttctgggcttaataggcaaaaaaatgaataacttattcaacaaaaattgctttaaaatgtctaaagaagcatactacgttgtcaaagttgcgaaatattactttttatatttttccttaacgcgtgtacgggcatacgttttttcggtttagttcgcagtttcgccgctagatggcgccacaaattttctccataaaattatattttttttattttctttattaaagcctttaggaaacttttattgctttattttgcttctaatgcgatcacataacactttctgagcctgagaagtactcaaagttcgctatttttcgagaaaatcgcatttttatatttttgtagttccaactttcaccgctagatggacgccaattttttagtccatgaattgggctatttttctatttccctTAATAATtatcctagcaggctataattacattcgttcgattccgcaggcgacaaggaacaatttgtatatctcagaatttcggaaaagtccctagttttcgagaaaatcgagattttctatttttgtagttccaactttcaccgctagatggacgccaattttttagtccatgaaaggggctatttttctattttccttaataatggtcctagcaggctataattatattcgttcgattccgtaggcgacaaggaacaatttgtatatctcagaatttcggaaaagtccctagtttttgagaaaatcgaaattttagtttttcgtagttccgccgctcgccgctagatggcgccacctgtaccgttttcgaccgaattctacaaaaattgattttctggctttattaggcatcaaaacgcatcaaaccctaatagaaatttgtttctaaatgcctcaggaaccatactacgtcgtcaaagtgccaaaatattgcactttgcatgcgcagtataATTGACATAgacggctcatgtacgtatcgcaatgctggcacaaaataattaattactcattacccgaacattatttatgaacttttatgatcaaatcatgtaaataatgcattactGACCAtcctttaatcataaaagttcatagactgtgctcagaaaatgagtaattaacgattttgcatactcattatccTGTACATTCTTCCTGCGCGCCGCCCGCACATGCTACCGAGGAATAATTATcgaaaaaccatatccccgtagactttaatgcaaaattgaatttgctcgcgcttatgtacttgacttttcaactttttgtccacgtttttctcttgcaccactcaaccaattcaattGGATGACACGGTTgattatttttgctttagcgtgaaatttactcgcttgctcaacattgttaggttaagcgcggagcgcctcaatcaaacagaTCTAGTTTACGATAAAACGAATAATACACGTTTATCCGTTTTAGAAAACACAACatgtgtaaatatatatttcatagCAAAATATGTGAAACGTGTTTCTACAATTTGATAGTTTAGTCTGAAAATTCTTTCTCATAGAATTTCAAGTGTTTTTTCAATTCGTAAGTACATGTTGTTAACTTCAGGTTATAATATTTTCATGCATTACTGTTACTAActtcatatttgtaaattgtataaTGTGTAAAAAATCTGCTGTTCTGGAAATTGTGGTTACGTACACATAATGTATTAATGTAATGTAACTATATTTACAAGAATTGAAagcaaaaaatgaaacaattatcAAAAATAGATATAGCTTAAACAATAATTTCAGCGTATGTACAAATATTAGCGAATAAAGGTTGCTATCAAGACAAAGATAATATAATAGTAAGTTCCTTgaatatttctatttaaatttatagaGAAATCTTGAATTAAAAAGTGTTTGAAAagtattgatttaattaatattcgatacaataaaaatttttgtataagcGAATGTATTTTGTGCGACTATTGGAATGATAATCTTAACCTATTTTAATCCTAAGCAACGTTTGATAAACGTCTGTTTcgtatataaatacaaatattcattattacaatgtactattatattaactcaattaaatatatgtaaaaaaaacATTTTAGTGAATATGACATTCATTCTTTTAAGAATATTGACATATTAAGTAACTTATTTATGCATTACAATTCTATGTTACTACATCTTCATGTTTCATTACagagttttaaataatttattaatttagaataaatataaataagataATGTCTGGACCAATGGTATTGTGCCAATTATGGATGGGAGGTGTAAgtaaagattaataattatgtataaaaatattatagagCATGTATTATATAAATCTATGTATTATATAAACCTAGTctcaaattataagagtaattataTGTGTTTTAATcttctattaaaataatatatcttGTTTCAGCTAGAACCATATATGACAGAAAGTTTTATAATGAATGCTTTTCATAAAATGGGCGAACAACCTCAAACAGTAAAAGTAATGAGAAATCGTTATACGGGTGAACCAGCAGGCTATTGTTTTGTACATTTTCCAACTGACGAAATGGCACTTGATGCTATGCACAAATTAAATGGCAAAGTGATTCCTGGTTCCAATCCAGTAaggattttcaaacttttaaattttttacctgaaaatttatattatattatagttatgaATATTCGGATTGAATAATATTGAATAGGCCTTTACAAGTAGGGTGAATAGTGTATTTTCCTTTCCAATGTGCTACTTCAGCTAACATGATAAGAATTTTATTACTTTGCTCATTAGTGAGAAGGTACTGAAGAAGCAGCTTTGGAAAATAAAACACATAATATGTTTTAGGGTTGGATTTCCCTTGCTTCAGAAGATCTGATATAGAATATACTAATCTGTTAATTTATTATGGATCGCGAGATATCTCGTGTTTTGTAAATGTACGTGTTTCATAGACGAGATATGTCGTTTTCGCATTTCGTTACAATCGAATATATTGGCTGCTCcgtgaatttacaatttaatttagttaGTTGTTACTTTATTGGGATAAAATTTTACCAGTTTCCTTTATAACAAAAGAAGTCTGAAACAGCTGCACGAACCATCATGGCGGTTGCACGAGCAGAACGTGGTATGCAATGAGTTAAAATTacgtttttcatttatttttattttttaggctGTAAGATTTCGATTAAATCATGCTAGTACAACAGGAAAGCCAGCAGCAGAAAGAGAATTTAGTATTTGGGTTGGAGATTTATCGACAGATGTAGACGACTATTCTTTGTATAGAGCGTTTGCTGCCAAATATAATTCGATTAGAACGGCAAAAGTAATTCTGGACAGTTCTGGATTTAGTAAAGGATATGGTTTTGTTAGATTTGCTAATGAGGAAGAACAGAAAAATAGTTTGGTCACTATGAATGGATACAGAGGATTAGGAACTAAATCATTGAAAATCTGTAATGCTGTTCCTAGGCCCTGGAATAAAATAGCAGGGTACAGTAAACATATTTTAGTGTCCTGAAGTACATACAAATGTTCTATCGTCTAAGtttactaattaatattttctgtcTTTTAGATCTACACCCCCACAATCATCATCCGAATACACACCATCAAATATGAATTCAGATGCTTATAATTATTATGATACATCATCATATTGGAACAGTTATAGTGCATGGCAACAAGGTTATTACGAAAG
Above is a genomic segment from Megachile rotundata isolate GNS110a chromosome 15, iyMegRotu1, whole genome shotgun sequence containing:
- the Secp43 gene encoding tRNA Selenocysteine associated protein isoform X2 — translated: MTESFIMNAFHKMGEQPQTVKVMRNRYTGEPAGYCFVHFPTDEMALDAMHKLNGKVIPGSNPAVRFRLNHASTTGKPAAEREFSIWVGDLSTDVDDYSLYRAFAAKYNSIRTAKVILDSSGFSKGYGFVRFANEEEQKNSLVTMNGYRGLGTKSLKICNAVPRPWNKIAGSTPPQSSSEYTPSNMNSDAYNYYDTSSYWNSYSAWQQGYYESEPTSDGYNSYVSDQKPEEDELELIEHSVPIDIDKLNRETIEQDYNLWDALESSKWIPCDTLELCY
- the Rab35 gene encoding RAS oncogene family member Rab35 isoform X1, yielding MAREYDHLFKLLIIGDSGVGKSSLLLRFADNTFNGSYITTIGVDFKIQTVDIDGERVKLQIWDTAGQERFRTITSTYYRGTHGVIVVYDVTSGDSFANVKRWLHEIEQNCDVVNRVLVGNKNDSPNEKVVLTEDAQRFANQMGIQLFETSAKDNINVQEMFMAITRQVLRTKKERKERQAIQTSETVNLRKSTKQHKKKCC
- the Rab35 gene encoding RAS oncogene family member Rab35 isoform X2 is translated as MDSLKCVGKSSLLLRFADNTFNGSYITTIGVDFKIQTVDIDGERVKLQIWDTAGQERFRTITSTYYRGTHGVIVVYDVTSGDSFANVKRWLHEIEQNCDVVNRVLVGNKNDSPNEKVVLTEDAQRFANQMGIQLFETSAKDNINVQEMFMAITRQVLRTKKERKERQAIQTSETVNLRKSTKQHKKKCC
- the Secp43 gene encoding tRNA Selenocysteine associated protein isoform X1; this encodes MSGPMVLCQLWMGGLEPYMTESFIMNAFHKMGEQPQTVKVMRNRYTGEPAGYCFVHFPTDEMALDAMHKLNGKVIPGSNPAVRFRLNHASTTGKPAAEREFSIWVGDLSTDVDDYSLYRAFAAKYNSIRTAKVILDSSGFSKGYGFVRFANEEEQKNSLVTMNGYRGLGTKSLKICNAVPRPWNKIAGSTPPQSSSEYTPSNMNSDAYNYYDTSSYWNSYSAWQQGYYESEPTSDGYNSYVSDQKPEEDELELIEHSVPIDIDKLNRETIEQDYNLWDALESSKWIPCDTLELCY